Proteins encoded together in one Yersinia mollaretii ATCC 43969 window:
- the bcsQ gene encoding cellulose biosynthesis protein BcsQ, translating to MPLVCICSPKGGVGKTTFAANLAHSLARSGSKVLVIDFDVQNALRLHFGVPLSDERGYVSESDHASDWSQFILKAGTNTFVLPYGDVDEAKRLAFEHELISDPHFLQRGLHSVLNYPGLVVIADFPPGPSPALKAMQGIADMHLVVMLADTASLSLLPQVEKGKLIGAPLDNKVGTYFVVNQSDNRRQINHDVSQFFEQRLGDKLLGMIHRDECVPEANASQRSIIDFSPVSAAAFDIELISKKIAAILGITIGGGEVYSTPKHDLYN from the coding sequence ATGCCGTTAGTTTGTATATGTTCACCGAAAGGTGGTGTAGGTAAAACAACTTTTGCCGCCAATTTGGCACACTCACTGGCTCGCAGTGGTAGCAAAGTTTTAGTCATTGATTTTGATGTACAAAATGCGCTGCGCCTGCATTTTGGTGTGCCGTTATCAGATGAGCGCGGTTATGTCTCTGAATCAGACCATGCCTCCGACTGGAGCCAATTTATTCTTAAGGCTGGCACCAATACTTTTGTGTTGCCTTATGGTGATGTTGACGAAGCTAAGCGGCTGGCGTTTGAACACGAATTAATTTCTGACCCGCATTTTTTACAACGCGGGTTGCATTCAGTTTTGAATTATCCCGGATTAGTGGTCATTGCAGATTTTCCGCCGGGACCCAGCCCAGCATTAAAAGCCATGCAGGGCATTGCCGATATGCATTTGGTTGTGATGCTAGCCGACACCGCCTCTTTATCGCTGCTACCTCAGGTGGAGAAAGGCAAACTCATTGGCGCACCGCTAGATAATAAAGTAGGCACCTATTTTGTGGTTAACCAAAGTGATAATCGTCGCCAAATTAACCATGATGTATCGCAATTTTTTGAGCAGCGCTTGGGCGATAAGTTATTAGGGATGATCCATCGGGATGAGTGTGTCCCGGAAGCCAATGCTTCTCAACGTTCTATTATTGATTTCAGTCCCGTGTCAGCGGCAGCATTTGATATTGAGCTTATTAGCAAAAAAATTGCTGCCATTTTGGGAATAACAATCGGTGGGGGTGAAGTTTACTCGACACCTAAACATGACTTATACAATTAG
- the bcsO gene encoding cellulose biosynthesis protein BcsO translates to MNKYDDIKQFKDKIDMQDINYKEISESESQKSGSAWALIKQMSSQENNSLLENGRTTQPTPQPISASEFAEPDALQKMSGSRSVNNDVLQNPRTTARPAIMQSLFPAPITPAPESHSGHSTVIQPMAESKPATRILSSSSDKLDSDHKTEFKHIFSPKWPQPHQADFAESSRDIPLQSLLESIALCR, encoded by the coding sequence ATGAATAAATATGATGATATTAAGCAGTTTAAAGATAAAATAGATATGCAAGACATTAATTATAAAGAAATATCTGAGAGTGAAAGCCAAAAAAGTGGATCTGCATGGGCATTAATAAAACAGATGTCATCGCAAGAGAACAATTCACTGCTAGAAAATGGTCGGACAACACAACCGACACCTCAGCCTATTTCAGCCTCTGAGTTTGCCGAACCTGACGCGCTACAAAAGATGAGTGGATCGCGGTCGGTCAATAATGACGTGTTACAGAATCCCAGAACAACCGCGCGCCCTGCCATCATGCAGTCGCTTTTCCCTGCGCCGATCACACCAGCGCCTGAGTCACATTCTGGGCATTCAACCGTCATTCAGCCTATGGCTGAATCAAAACCAGCTACCCGAATTTTATCCTCATCATCTGATAAGTTAGATTCAGATCATAAGACTGAATTTAAACATATTTTCTCGCCAAAATGGCCTCAACCGCATCAGGCTGATTTTGCCGAGTCCTCACGGGATATTCCTTTACAATCTCTGCTAGAGAGCATCGCCTTATGCCGTTAG